One segment of Panulirus ornatus isolate Po-2019 chromosome 2, ASM3632096v1, whole genome shotgun sequence DNA contains the following:
- the LOC139752453 gene encoding uncharacterized protein: PPPPPPSPPPPPSPPSPPPPPPPSPPPPSPPPPPSSPPPPP, translated from the exons ccgccaccaccaccaccatcaccaccaccaccaccatcaccaccatcaccacca ccaccaccaccaccatcaccaccaccaccatcaccaccaccaccaccatcatcaccaccaccaccacca